The genomic window CGATGCTGAAGCAAAATTCGTGGAGGACATAGTCAATATTGGGAATCAGGTGAAGGAAATATACGAGACCAGCCTGCCCATGACGCCGCTGACGGCTCAAGAGTATGCCAGATTCGCCGCAGCCCAACAGCGCTGCTACTGTAATGCGGTATTTACCATGGAAAATTATAAAGTCaaggaccacgaccacttcagtggaaagtaccttggtgccgcctgcaacagctgcaacctTCTGCGCAGGCGACCCAAGAAGCTTGTTGTGTACTTCCACAACCTGGGTTATGATGAAAAGTTtatcaagaaactgggctacgacaacaaggaaatatttattattccccacacgcaggaaaaaatgataacattttcGAAAAGTCTGGGCAACAAATTCTCAGTACAGTTTATTGACACATTCAGGTTCATGGCACGAAGTTTGGCGTCCCTCgcgtcgtacctgccagccgacaaatTCAAAGAGACTTCAAAAAATTTCACAACAGAAGAAATGTCCCTCGTCACGAGAAAGGGTATATTCCCCTATgattatgtttccagctgggagaaactggacgagccacaactgcctgcaaaggaagatttttacaatatattaaattatagtaACGTTAGTGATGCAGATTATGAACATGCGCAGGCGGTGTGGAACAAGTTCGGCTGTGTGACCCTGGGTGACTACAGCGACAGATATTTAAAGACGGACGTGCTGCTTCTTGCAGACGTTTTCGAGAACTTTCGTCAGCTCTGTCTCGACACGTACGGGCTTGACTGCAGTCACTACGTCAGTTCCCCAGGGTTCacattcgacgccatgttgaaacaGACGCAAGTACAGCTGGAGTTGATGATCGACTACGACATGTACATGTTCGtcgaagctgggatcaggggtggggtggcacaagtggtcaagcgccactgcaaggccaacaacgtctgccttccccgcacctacgatcccagccagtcGTCGAAGCACATACTCTATCTGGACGCCAACAACCTCTACGGATGGGCCATGTCGCTGCCGCTGCCAGTCAGAAGCTTCAGGTGGGTGGGCACGGACATTGACGTGatgtcgatacctgacgaggggcagacgggctacatcctagaagttgatgtggagtatccgtctgccctccacgaggaacatAAGGACCTACCGTTCCTGCCTGTCAGCCAGTGCCCACCCGGCTCGAGTCAAACTAAATTAATGACAACTCTCGAGCATaaggaaaattatataattcattaTACAAACCTAAAGcaagctctccagcacggactgcgaATTAAGAAGGTGCACAGAGTCCTGGAATTCAAGCAGCGTGCCTGGATGAAGtcctatattgaaaaaaatacattaaagagACAACATGCTACTAATGATTTCGAGAAGGAGTTTTTCAAGCTGGCAAATAAATCCTGTTTTGGCAAGCTTAAAGAGAATAAATTCAAGCGGCAGCGTATGGAGCTCGTATGCAGCGAGGCAAGGCTCCGAAAAGTGATTGCCAAtccagcgttccaggaccgaaccatttTGGACGAAGACTTGTCGCTAATAAAACACCAACATGAGAAAATATATCTTGACCGCCCTATATATGCGGGGTTCTCGGTCCTGGACTTGTCCAAAACGCTCATGTACAATTTCcactatgatgtgatgaaacagaaatataaggACAACATTTCGCTGGCGTACAAGGATACGGACAGTTTCATCTACGAAATCAAAACGCGcaatttctaccaggacctggccgacgactctgcgctcatgagtGTATTTGATACGAGCGCgtatcccattgaccacccctgctactcaccCACCAATAAAAAAGTGGTGGGTAAGTTCAAGGATGAGTGCAATGGGGtggtgatggaggagtttgtcggcctcaGAGCTAAATAATATATGTACAGATATGGGGAAATGATTACAAAGAGAGCAAAAGGAATTCAGAAATgtgtagtgaaaaataaaatattatttgaatatttCCTCGAGGTCCTGGAAGAACACACAACAAAGCGCGTAAACGTCCGGTCCATAAGGTCGCACCAAATGGTATTGTACACAGAATGTACGAATAAATTGGCACTCTCATAGCACGATGATAAGCGACGAATATGTGATGATGGTATACACACATTACCATATGGGTACAatggttaatgttattttaacaataccgcagtatttatgtaaaaatgaatttgattgcaaaaaggttttttttccccttccacaaaaaaaaaagcaactgaacaaataacatgaaatgttgaaactggtgtctgtgctcgtacgtttcgcgcAGTGTTCTCGGACGGTGTCCCAGGCTGTTGTGGTAGCCGAGAAGAAGACCCTGACGGGAATCTGTACCGTGATGTACGAGTATGGGACTAGTGTTTgccacttggtagccacccatgtctctgttgatttggtgtacatagccttcgtcgatggatttttcatcgttggtttcctgagtccgctcgttgtatTTATGTTGCACctacactgtttcgtggtgctctttttttttgttttctttgcacCTAGAGttttggttttctggtgctatttttccttgattttttgcACTCCACgctgtttcgtggtgcgattcGGTTTTTTTCATGCAcctacacactgtttcgtggtgcgattcgttttgttcatgcacctacacactgtttcgtggtgcttatttggttggttggttgggttggaagtggcggtgttttgcatcctcgttgtttgcgatgctgcgctctcttggttggttggttgggttggaagtggtggttttactcaccctcgttgtttgtggtgctgtgctctcttggttggttggttaagATGGAAgcggtggttttatgcacctacgatgtttgtggtgttatgttttttggttggttggttgagttggaagtggtggttttatgcacctgcgttgtttttgtggtgctgcgcttttggttggttggttgggatggaggtggtggttttatgcacctacgatgtttgtggtgctgcgctctcttggttggttggttgggatgacagtggtggttttatgcacctacgatgtttgtggtgctgcgctctcttggttggttggttgggatggcagtggtggttggttggttggtttttatGCACCTCCGATGTTTTTGTGGTgttgcgctctcttggttggttaattgggatggcagtggtggttttatgcacctatgatgtttgtggtgctgcgctctcttggttggttggttgggttgaaggtggtggtgttttgcatcctcgttgtttgtgatgctgcgctctcttggttggttggttgggatgacagtggtggttttatgcacctacgatgtttgtggtgctgcgctctcttggttggttggttgggatggcagtggtggttggttggttggtttttatGCACCTCCGATGTTTTTGTGGTgttgcgctctcttggttggttaattgggatggcagtggtggttttatgcacctacgatgtttgtggtgctgcgctctcttggttggttggttgggttgaaggtggtggtgttttgcatcctcgttgtttgtgacgctgcgctctcttggttggttggttgggttggaagtggtgttgttttgcatcctcgttgtttgcgatgctacgttttttggttggttggttgggttggaagcggtggttttatgcacctacgatgtttgtggtgttatgttttttggttggttggttgggttggaagtggtggttttatgcacctacgatgtttgtggtgctgcgctctcttggttggttggttgggttggaagtggtggtgttttgcatcctcgttgtttgcgatgctgcgctctcttggttggttggttgggatggcagtggtggttggttggttggtttttatGCACCTCCGATGTTTTTGTGGTgttgcgctctcttggttggttaattgggatggcagtggtggttttatgcacctacgatgtttgtggtgctgcgctctcttggttggttggttgggttgaaggtggtggtgttttgcatcctcgttgtttgtgatgctgcgctctcttggttggttggttgggatggaagtggtggtttattgcatcctcgttgtttgcgatgctgtgtttttttggttggttgtaTGGGATGgacgtggtggtgttttgcacctacgttgatttgtggtgctgcgctctcttcgttggttggttgggatggaagtggtggtgttttgcatcctcgttgtttgcgatgctgcgtttttttggttggtttgaTGGGATGGacgtggtggttttatgcacctacataGTTTATGgtgcaatacatatttttttttacactcatgcaTTTTACACTAATCTGTTTATTTACACTGATGggtttttttacactgatgcgtttttttacaccaatgcgtttttttacaccgatgtatttttttatgcatcgatgggctccttacgccgatggtgtcaagacgatgggctcctaacatcgatggtgtcctactgatggggtcatgacgttgggctccttacatcgatggtgtcatgtcgAAAGTGtgaacgctggactgttacgccgctgggttccgcagtcgttggcatgcaagatttcggcgttgtgtgtcaacgctggactgttacgccgctgggttctacaatcgttggcatgcaagatttcggcgttgatacatcgttgttactggtcaatttcgacgtttgtatgtgacatatgatagtttaagcacgtgctttgtgtcaatgtatcatatgctagttctttctggtaggcttgcatcgttgtaatgggccacggctaaatagagacgttgttcataagtacttgactacatatgtgacgtatattgcatatggaggcaaggggcttgtgcgtgtccagcctgtttagcggtgtcggtctccagcctgttccaaacacagagagctgcgatgcaagctttttgtttgagtgactaatattctatttaagtattttagcaggtgagcagttgctgagatggagagaGTTCGACGTGAGCAGGAGGAGagagctggtgagatggagagaTGGCGGGACGAGCATGGGGCTgctgggagagagagaggaggagacCTGCGCATCTACACTCTCacacatgtcaaataaaatatggatatattcaattgtatatgttaacgaaaatatatctgtaaaatattttgaactttaagttttatttctataatactaatacccttgtttttttatataatgtatgCTTGGAATTAAATTGCTGAAAAcagtacaaattaattttatattttaattttttttgaaagagtataattaatagactttacaaaaaaatacaatgaaataaaggtgaaaagaaaatagacaaatacattggtttatatatattttatttacataattccatcacccctcacgtcagtcgatgacattggaaacaatatttacaattgcaataaggaataaaaaaaattaaacatcactgtagtaataaggatgctcatagagccacagcttcagtaactgactattacaatgtgcacagtggtaaccattataaattttatcacacttttcaatttggtttccgtacatctttaacagtgttttgaaggaaggacagttgccttgtttacgtaggtcaattacattggcactacacaaatcactcacaatacgtttctgttcattaccaaggacgtaaacaacgtcatcttccggctcgacgagatcacgtagcacagatgtaagttgttcatagtccacatcaccttgattccacgagagtccgttcacttcataggtcagacgtcggttctcgcgttgagagaatctgtctagtttagtccagtcacacggcggtttttagatgtattcgctagtcttgacttcgtcaccgccaatgacggacgtcatggacagttgcttcactacaggccccttttgggacgtgagacactggacgttgacaagaaagagtgtcatattgtcattactcacagttacacatacgacgacgaggctggagtgacgttgctaagatgctggctctgcgaGGATGGCGCTGCGAGGCCGGAGAGTTGACACTACAAGGCTGCGAGGCTGGCCTTGACGGAGACCGGGACGTCTGGATGCTCGCAGCTGTGACCCCTGGCGCTCAGGATCTAGGATGGTGCTGCCTGCACgcatctcgtcgcttcttgcaccgcgatttcatgtgcggtgtgtcggggacgctggagcttcctctgtcgcactcggtgcacggcAAACAGTCTTGCATGTCTGgatctagctgcaggtacaccggtaggaacttgtacacgtatcttatctcgtgaggggcgtagaccaggagaaactcctttggtagataaggtaactccgtctccttatccagtgccgcaagcgtgcgcactttaccatatgctaagatggccgtcaagatctttgctccgctcgcacaacacgtaaacatcgtctttccttcaggctgGGAGCTACTGCAAACACTggcggctcccgggtcctgcggccggtatttatacattaaaaggtagaataggggtgaggaggagggttggggtgggaatgacggtaaagtgagggagggagggaaacaactagagtagtggtggagggtggttattacgataaaaaataaaaaataaaaaaggggggtgggggaggggtggatcgtcatgtgcgagaaataatattttttttaggagaggtggggagggggggggggttgtaagttcgtatatgtacatggtaaaaagtggtgggggtcagtctgccagcacccaccacggggggaaggatcggtcgccatttatatttttttgcactcgtcgggttcgaaccgaggactccgaactccgtgtcgtaaaagtatattttttataaatattttattaaaattttattaagtgaatttttttataaattttaaaaaaatttcatttaaatcggataataaataaaaaagttaaagatggcgaccataacaataattgcaacggtgacgtcatcattcaaaatggcggataacacatcgccggaattttctagatcacaatgacgtcattcaaaatggcggatccaagatggcggatacaaaatggccgccggggtcaaggtcgaggtcaaaggtctaggtcacaaccatccaagatggccgccgtgacgtcacaatccaatatggcgtcgacaatcctcaatccaccccctggaccctgatctcggacatacattcctatactactcttaaATGTTGTCAGCAGGGAGTGTTTTTATAAGCGATCGGGGTTAAGATGACTCCCTAAACAAGTAACAAGTAAGATGGCTACGTATACCTTACGTATTTGTTTCAGGGGTTTGCATTGCTACGAAACTCGTAAGCTTTTGAAAATTTTGCAAGAGTGAAAAAATTGAGTAAAGAACTGCAAAGTTGAGATGAAAAATCTGTGAAGTTTTAAGATTTACTAGCATATTTGTATTATGTCAACTACGGTTCAAGAGCTCGGAAAGGTTTGGTACACTTAGATACGTAACTTCTATAGTCACTACAGTCTATAGTGAGAATGTATGAAGATTGTCGTAACCTTAAAATGAATAAACTATGAGGATTaagtttcatttatatatttgcATGAATCTTGAAACTATTTGCTTAGCTGGAATTTTTATCATTCTGAAGGCATTGTTTGTCGAGTGgtaaaactgtttaaataaatttaaaaaagcttTTGCAAACTTAAagcgtaaaattttttaaatataattgtaacTTTCcgaattgtattaatttttctgaaatgCTGCCTATTTTAATTGGGAGctagacacaattttttttcctaatctaactaaaaactaagtgtgtttgggaggggtccgggttagggaaagactctaagtgcatctc from Bacillus rossius redtenbacheri isolate Brsri chromosome 1, Brsri_v3, whole genome shotgun sequence includes these protein-coding regions:
- the LOC134527130 gene encoding uncharacterized protein LOC134527130, with protein sequence MKRTASGVPVAAGQPSTSGALQPSTSGAVQPSTSGAVQLVSSQVCAPSSGNGCAYCGKGFTNTQNARRHERICAANPGRTVNNQCHTCGMTISRKDSLARHMRTCEGTIEHSSGSRCIHCGQQFEHSRHARRHEKSQCLFNPERIKFTCTKCQGEFTRKDNLLTHIKTCNGLAAKRRCVVVTSGLQQPGPSTRLQYVASVPDQAQRDLEAQAPDQAQVDLEAGGSGFVEAETAFRRNLKTLVAVNNGATKDICTYLGEMKYNLINRIFQEVCENGPVKFNVWLECDYAKPAPFDEGVDKRAFKTKNVPIYEEIDIEEAVTECIEKICRDEDEYVSKGSGWTLSAVKKIQFRFNKLVPLRVVSYIDLPAVIKNREACINPMNLEHNECFKWAILARYVEGVSPQRVDKCYHDLEGKFDFSGLEFPTPLHQIKVFERNNKEVSVNVYNIDENDKIAPVRVGKEEKRHHFDLLLLSNEDSNSHFCYIKNFSRLVRPQITAHTEKIHVCKRCFTYYHDLTRDSGLTGQQCLVAHKKFCNTHAPVRVEMPKADKNGQPPVMEFKNYHHISKMPIVVYADFEAMLVPISSCQPDPQQSSTQAYQKHEAFSYCIYVKVDTDVIPATLTASLPQEPMLYRGPDAEAKFVEDIVNIGNQVKEIYETSLPMTPLTAQEYARFAAAQQRCYCNAVFTMENYKVKDHDHFSGKYLGAACNSCNLLRRRPKKLVVYFHNLGYDEKFIKKLGYDNKEIFIIPHTQEKMITFSKSLGNKFSVQFIDTFRFMARSLASLASYLPADKFKETSKNFTTEEMSLVTRKGIFPYDYVSSWEKLDEPQLPAKEDFYNILNYSNVSDADYEHAQAVWNKFGCVTLGDYSDRYLKTDVLLLADVFENFRQLCLDTYGLDCSHYVSSPGFTFDAMLKQTQVQLELMIDYDMYMFVEAGIRGGVAQVVKRHCKANNVCLPRTYDPSQSSKHILYLDANNLYGWAMSLPLPVRSFRWVGTDIDVMSIPDEGQTGYILEVDVEYPSALHEEHKDLPFLPVSQCPPGSSQTKLMTTLEHKENYIIHYTNLKQALQHGLRIKKVHRVLEFKQRAWMKSYIEKNTLKRQHATNDFEKEFFKLANKSCFGKLKENKFKRQRMELVCSEARLRKVIANPAFQDRTILDEDLSLIKHQHEKIYLDRPIYAGFSVLDLSKTLMYNFHYDVMKQKYKDNISLAYKDTDSFIYEIKTRNFYQDLADDSALMSVFDTSAYPIDHPCYSPTNKKVVGKFKDECNGVVMEEFVGLRAK